In Halobaculum sp. XH14, a single genomic region encodes these proteins:
- a CDS encoding ABC transporter permease has translation MEVVLGRLSRSQRIQFEHYRSRLVEAVAVFRENRMAMVGAAVVALTLFMAIFAPVLAPYEPTETVYNDEGTPATLQPPSAEYPMGTNHLGQDILSQWIYGSQVSLLVGFLSGLSVVAIGTTVGLVAGYYKGTIDLVLMRVVDVLYAIPATPLVLVVALFYGSSVWTVIIAMILVLWRTSARLIRSETMSLAEQPFVKAARASGASDLRIMFVHIAPILVPIMLVEGTFVMGSAILLEAGISFLGLGATEMMSWGVMLQLTFSSGAIAVAWWWVLPPGLSITALVVSFFYISRGIEDVTNPQIR, from the coding sequence ATGGAAGTCGTCCTCGGTCGGCTCTCGCGGAGCCAGCGGATCCAGTTCGAGCACTACCGCTCGCGGCTGGTCGAGGCGGTCGCCGTCTTCCGCGAGAACCGGATGGCGATGGTCGGGGCCGCCGTCGTGGCGCTGACGCTGTTCATGGCGATCTTCGCGCCGGTGCTCGCGCCCTACGAGCCGACCGAGACGGTGTACAACGACGAGGGGACGCCCGCGACGCTCCAGCCCCCGAGCGCCGAGTACCCGATGGGGACGAACCACCTCGGCCAGGACATCCTGAGCCAGTGGATCTACGGGAGCCAGGTCTCGCTGCTGGTCGGGTTCCTCTCCGGGCTCTCGGTGGTCGCCATCGGGACGACCGTCGGGCTCGTCGCCGGCTACTACAAGGGGACGATCGACCTGGTCCTCATGCGCGTCGTGGACGTCCTCTACGCGATCCCGGCGACGCCGCTCGTCCTGGTCGTCGCGCTGTTCTACGGGAGCTCCGTCTGGACGGTCATCATCGCGATGATCCTCGTGCTCTGGCGGACGTCGGCCCGCCTCATCAGGTCCGAGACGATGTCGCTCGCCGAACAGCCGTTCGTGAAGGCCGCGCGGGCCTCGGGCGCGAGCGACCTCCGCATCATGTTCGTCCACATCGCGCCGATCCTGGTGCCGATCATGCTCGTCGAGGGGACGTTCGTGATGGGCTCGGCGATCCTGCTGGAGGCGGGCATCTCGTTCCTCGGGCTCGGGGCGACCGAGATGATGAGCTGGGGCGTCATGCTCCAGCTCACGTTCTCCAGTGGCGCCATCGCGGTCGCGTGGTGGTGGGTGCTCCCGCCGGGGCTGTCCATCACGGCGCTCGTCGTGTCGTTCTTCTACATCTCGCGTGGCATCGAGGACGTGACCAACCCGCAGATCAGGTGA
- a CDS encoding ABC transporter ATP-binding protein: protein MTLLELDDLGVTYEEDGADVHAVDGVDLSVEAGETLGIVGESGCGKSTVIKSLVDILDENGSVSAGEIRFRGEDLVGFSQERLNEEVRWTEISYIPQNAMASLDPVYRIGAQIIEVIRAHTDATEGEARARAEELLVDVGLDAERLSDYPHELSGGQRQRAVIALALALEPSVILADEPTTGLDVVIQDEILKLLSEIQAEVNCAIVLVTHDMSVVAEIADTIAVMYGGRVMEVGDTTDVFTDSTHPYTIGLKNAFPTLERGSDTSRLVSIPGSPPNLRHPPSGCRFTDRCPFATEECTAVEPPTVEVGDGQRAKCHYTDRAAEFRRRGESSDVWLEAGGDD, encoded by the coding sequence ATGACACTACTCGAACTCGACGATCTCGGCGTGACCTACGAGGAGGACGGCGCGGACGTACACGCGGTCGACGGCGTCGACCTGTCGGTCGAAGCCGGCGAGACGCTCGGCATCGTCGGCGAGAGCGGCTGTGGCAAGTCGACGGTGATCAAGTCGCTCGTCGACATCCTCGACGAGAACGGCTCGGTGTCGGCCGGGGAGATCCGGTTCCGCGGCGAGGACCTCGTGGGCTTCTCACAGGAGCGACTGAACGAGGAGGTCCGGTGGACCGAGATCTCCTACATCCCGCAGAACGCGATGGCGTCGCTCGACCCGGTGTACCGCATCGGTGCACAGATAATCGAGGTGATTCGGGCACACACCGACGCGACCGAGGGGGAGGCGCGGGCCCGGGCGGAGGAACTGCTGGTCGACGTCGGCCTCGACGCGGAACGGCTCTCCGATTACCCGCACGAGCTCTCGGGCGGGCAGCGCCAGCGCGCCGTCATCGCGCTCGCGCTCGCACTCGAGCCGTCGGTCATCCTCGCCGACGAGCCGACGACCGGCCTCGACGTCGTCATCCAGGACGAGATCCTCAAGCTGCTCTCGGAGATCCAGGCGGAGGTGAACTGCGCCATCGTGCTCGTCACCCACGACATGAGCGTCGTCGCCGAGATCGCCGACACGATCGCCGTGATGTACGGCGGCCGGGTGATGGAGGTCGGGGACACGACCGACGTGTTCACCGACAGCACCCACCCGTACACGATCGGGCTGAAGAACGCGTTCCCGACGCTTGAGCGCGGGAGCGACACGTCGCGGCTCGTCTCCATCCCGGGGTCGCCGCCGAACCTCCGGCACCCGCCCTCCGGCTGTCGGTTCACGGACCGATGCCCGTTCGCGACCGAGGAGTGTACGGCCGTCGAGCCGCCGACGGTCGAGGTCGGCGACGGGCAGCGCGCGAAGTGTCACTACACGGACCGGGCGGCCGAGTTCAGGCGCCGCGGGGAGTCATCGGACGTCTGGCTCGAAGCCGGAGGTGACGACTGA
- a CDS encoding ABC transporter ATP-binding protein, which yields MAAQEANSSTLFDVRDLRKWFRSTGEASLLSSLFSDPSHLKAVDDVALTIDRGEIVGLAGQSGCGKSTLGELLVGLQEPTGGEITFDGEPLSEFGGSEMQAFRRRAQVIFQDPYEAMNPRFPVARIVSEPLKIHGIGDRESRTDRTIETLEEVGLSPPEKYLDKLPGELSGGERQRVCIARAIILDPDFLVADEPVSMLDVSVRTGILHLFERLQAERDLSILYISHDLSTINYLADRTMIMYLGKIVETGPTEEVIHEPSHPYTEALLDSVPNPDPSATRSWGKLEGKVPSPTDVPSGCRFHPRCEYATEECTESEPALKERGRTGHDVACIHPLHES from the coding sequence ATGGCGGCACAGGAAGCGAACTCCTCGACGCTGTTCGACGTCCGCGACCTCCGGAAGTGGTTCCGGTCCACGGGCGAGGCGTCGCTGCTCTCGTCGCTGTTCTCGGACCCGAGCCACCTGAAGGCGGTCGACGACGTCGCATTGACGATCGACCGCGGCGAGATCGTCGGGCTCGCGGGTCAGAGCGGCTGCGGGAAGTCGACGCTCGGCGAACTGCTGGTCGGGCTCCAGGAGCCGACCGGCGGGGAGATCACGTTCGACGGGGAGCCGCTTTCGGAGTTCGGCGGCTCCGAGATGCAGGCGTTCCGGCGGCGGGCACAGGTCATCTTCCAGGACCCGTACGAGGCGATGAACCCGCGGTTCCCGGTCGCCCGCATCGTCTCCGAGCCGCTGAAGATCCACGGCATCGGCGACCGCGAGTCCCGGACCGACCGGACCATCGAGACGCTCGAGGAGGTCGGCCTCTCGCCGCCCGAGAAGTACCTGGACAAGCTCCCGGGGGAGCTGTCGGGCGGGGAGCGTCAGCGGGTGTGTATCGCCCGGGCGATCATCCTCGATCCGGACTTCCTCGTGGCCGATGAGCCGGTCTCGATGCTCGACGTGAGCGTCCGGACCGGCATCCTCCACCTGTTCGAGCGCCTGCAGGCAGAGCGGGACCTCTCGATCCTGTACATCTCACACGACCTCTCGACGATCAACTACCTCGCGGACCGCACGATGATCATGTACCTCGGCAAGATCGTGGAGACCGGGCCGACCGAGGAGGTGATCCACGAGCCCTCCCACCCGTACACGGAGGCGCTGCTCGACTCGGTCCCGAACCCGGATCCGAGCGCGACCCGCTCGTGGGGGAAGCTGGAGGGGAAGGTGCCCAGCCCGACCGACGTCCCGAGCGGCTGTCGGTTCCACCCGCGCTGTGAGTACGCGACCGAGGAGTGTACCGAGTCCGAACCGGCGCTGAAAGAACGGGGCCGGACGGGTCACGACGTGGCCTGCATCCACCCGCTCCATGAGTCCTGA
- a CDS encoding mandelate racemase/muconate lactonizing enzyme family protein: MSATVADVEAIPVEMAVTSLEAGGIAPYVGNASSVEEVERVLLRLTTESGIEGWGEIRPSPSVESTVGVLEADVIPAAVGREVWEIESFVRSFEYEYLDLNGYVAGVEMAMWDALGKHLDAPLHRLIGGKCADEVPIANTLGILDPEESRTYARRALEAGYDVLKTKAGRDWERDVERVVAMHEEVDGELEFRVDPNQGWRFEDAVRVGARLEDEGIYLQYLEQPIRIDSVGTYERLRNRLRTPVGINEDAYFPRHLSQLLSADAIDVAVVDLVPAGGVLALKGQAAVADEHGVSVAHHDGFDLGIKKAAVLHAVASTPAINLAVDTVYQAWDDHLLEEPLTVADGAMPVPEGPGLGVSVDEGKLERYRLD, encoded by the coding sequence ATGAGCGCGACCGTCGCCGACGTCGAGGCGATCCCCGTCGAGATGGCCGTGACCTCCCTCGAGGCGGGCGGCATCGCCCCGTACGTCGGGAACGCCTCCTCGGTCGAGGAGGTCGAACGCGTGCTGCTCAGGCTGACGACCGAGTCCGGGATCGAGGGCTGGGGCGAGATCAGGCCCTCCCCGTCGGTCGAGTCGACGGTCGGGGTGCTGGAGGCCGACGTGATCCCGGCGGCGGTCGGCCGGGAGGTCTGGGAGATCGAGTCGTTCGTCCGCTCGTTCGAGTACGAGTATCTCGACCTGAACGGCTACGTCGCCGGCGTGGAGATGGCGATGTGGGACGCGCTGGGGAAGCACCTCGACGCGCCGCTCCACCGGCTCATCGGCGGGAAGTGCGCCGACGAGGTTCCGATCGCGAACACGCTCGGAATTCTCGACCCGGAGGAGTCCCGGACGTACGCCCGCCGGGCGCTCGAGGCGGGGTACGACGTCCTCAAGACGAAGGCGGGCAGGGACTGGGAACGGGACGTCGAGCGGGTCGTGGCGATGCACGAGGAGGTCGACGGCGAACTGGAGTTCCGCGTCGACCCGAACCAGGGGTGGCGCTTCGAGGACGCCGTCCGCGTCGGCGCCAGACTGGAGGACGAGGGAATCTACCTCCAGTACCTCGAACAGCCGATCCGCATCGACTCCGTCGGCACGTACGAGCGCCTGCGGAACCGGCTCAGGACGCCCGTCGGCATCAACGAGGACGCGTACTTCCCGCGGCACCTCTCACAGCTTCTCAGCGCGGACGCCATCGACGTCGCCGTCGTCGACCTCGTGCCGGCCGGCGGGGTGCTCGCGCTGAAGGGACAGGCCGCCGTGGCGGACGAGCACGGCGTCTCGGTCGCCCACCACGACGGGTTCGACCTCGGGATCAAGAAGGCGGCCGTGTTGCACGCGGTCGCCAGCACGCCGGCGATCAACCTCGCGGTGGACACCGTCTACCAGGCGTGGGACGATCATCTCCTCGAGGAGCCGCTCACGGTCGCCGACGGGGCGATGCCGGTCCCCGAGGGCCCGGGGCTCGGCGTGTCGGTCGACGAGGGGAAGCTGGAGCGGTATCGGCTGGACTGA
- a CDS encoding fumarylacetoacetate hydrolase family protein, protein MRLVRFTSDGTTSRVGVSLPDEGVVADLRTVGEALDVGVPGSTRELLSQPRWREKLDLLAAHAREAGVGTHDRPDVDLLAPVEDPQKVICVGLNYVEHVEETGETAPENPVLFSKYPTAITGPDAPIAWDPALTDEVDYEVELAAVVGREARRVDEADAREYLAGYTVANDVSARDLQFADDQWVRGKTLDTFCPLGPELVTGDELGDPEDLALWADLNGERLQESTTADLLFGIDELVSFCSEAFTLVPGDVILTGTPPGVGAFREPPIYLEDGDEITVGVEGIGELSNPCRHG, encoded by the coding sequence ATGCGACTCGTTCGATTCACCAGCGACGGAACCACGTCCCGCGTCGGGGTCTCGCTGCCGGACGAGGGCGTCGTCGCCGACCTGCGGACGGTCGGCGAGGCCCTCGACGTCGGCGTCCCCGGGAGCACACGCGAACTCCTGTCCCAGCCACGCTGGCGGGAGAAGCTCGACCTGCTCGCGGCCCACGCCCGGGAGGCGGGCGTCGGAACGCACGACCGACCCGACGTCGATCTCCTCGCGCCGGTCGAGGACCCACAGAAGGTCATCTGCGTCGGCCTGAACTACGTCGAACACGTCGAGGAAACGGGCGAGACGGCCCCCGAGAACCCCGTCCTCTTCTCGAAGTACCCGACGGCGATCACCGGGCCCGACGCCCCGATCGCGTGGGACCCGGCGCTCACCGACGAGGTCGACTACGAGGTCGAACTGGCGGCCGTCGTCGGTCGGGAGGCGCGCCGCGTCGACGAGGCCGACGCGCGGGAGTACCTCGCGGGCTACACCGTGGCGAACGACGTCTCGGCCCGGGACCTCCAGTTCGCCGACGACCAGTGGGTCCGGGGGAAGACGCTCGACACGTTCTGCCCGCTCGGCCCCGAACTCGTGACCGGGGACGAACTCGGCGACCCCGAGGACCTCGCGCTGTGGGCCGATCTGAACGGCGAACGCCTCCAGGAGTCGACGACGGCCGACCTGTTGTTCGGCATCGACGAACTCGTCTCCTTCTGCAGCGAGGCGTTCACGCTCGTCCCCGGCGACGTCATCCTCACCGGGACGCCGCCCGGCGTCGGCGCGTTCCGGGAGCCGCCGATCTACCTCGAGGATGGCGACGAGATCACGGTCGGCGTCGAGGGCATCGGCGAACTCTCGAACCCCTGCCGACACGGCTGA
- the gfo6 gene encoding D-xylose 1-dehydrogenase Gfo6, which yields MSLESYLDGFERRDWRTATDGTVRLAVIGLGWWTLDQAIPAITGAERCETTVAVSGSTEKADRVAAERATVEHGLTYDEFHEGVASDAYDAVYVCSPNALHLPYVETAAELGKAVLCEKPIEASVERAREMVEVCADADVPLAVAYRMQTEPAIRRARELVRAGAIGDPVHAIGTNSQTMVDLAESPNQWRLNPDLAGPGATVTDIGIYPLNTTRFLLDADPVAVQGVMRSEHDAFADVPDEHAAFTTTFSDGTYLACTASQNAQSSTSLRLVGTEGELYVEPAYHMETELRVTRGGTSVALDTPGVNQMTELFDYFADRVLSGAEIGPDGEHGVIDMRAIEAIYEAASSGRTVELD from the coding sequence ATGAGTCTCGAATCATACCTCGACGGCTTCGAGAGGCGCGACTGGCGGACGGCCACGGACGGGACCGTCCGGCTCGCCGTCATCGGGCTCGGCTGGTGGACGCTCGATCAGGCGATCCCCGCGATCACCGGGGCGGAACGCTGTGAGACGACCGTCGCGGTCAGCGGCTCGACGGAGAAGGCCGACCGCGTCGCGGCCGAACGGGCGACCGTCGAGCACGGGCTCACCTACGACGAGTTCCACGAGGGCGTCGCGTCGGACGCCTACGACGCCGTCTACGTCTGCTCGCCGAACGCGCTCCATCTGCCGTACGTCGAAACCGCCGCCGAACTCGGGAAGGCGGTCCTCTGTGAGAAACCGATCGAGGCCAGCGTGGAGCGGGCCCGGGAGATGGTCGAGGTCTGTGCGGACGCCGACGTGCCGCTGGCGGTCGCCTACCGGATGCAGACCGAACCGGCGATCCGACGCGCCAGGGAGCTCGTCCGGGCCGGCGCCATCGGCGACCCCGTTCACGCGATCGGCACAAACTCCCAGACGATGGTCGACCTGGCCGAGAGTCCGAACCAGTGGCGGCTGAACCCGGACCTGGCCGGGCCCGGCGCCACGGTGACCGACATCGGGATCTACCCGCTGAACACGACGCGGTTCCTCCTCGACGCCGACCCCGTCGCCGTCCAGGGGGTCATGCGCTCGGAGCACGACGCGTTCGCCGACGTCCCCGACGAACACGCCGCGTTCACGACGACGTTTTCGGACGGCACGTACCTGGCCTGTACGGCCAGCCAGAACGCCCAGTCCTCGACGAGCCTCAGACTCGTCGGCACCGAGGGCGAACTGTACGTCGAGCCAGCCTACCACATGGAGACGGAGCTCCGCGTGACCCGCGGCGGCACCAGCGTCGCGCTCGACACGCCGGGGGTCAACCAGATGACCGAACTGTTCGACTACTTCGCCGACCGCGTGCTCAGCGGCGCCGAGATCGGCCCGGACGGGGAACACGGCGTGATCGACATGCGGGCGATCGAAGCGATCTACGAGGCGGCGTCGTCGGGACGGACGGTCGAACTCGACTGA
- a CDS encoding dihydrodipicolinate synthase family protein codes for MDPNGTDVLCPLVTPFLGDGGADGVDVETLETHVEWLVEAGIDGLVPVGTTGEFASLTDEERETVIRTTVDAAPADVPVVAGAAATSVVDAAGWVDRVDDLGADAALVPPPYFHGASGPAGHRRFFESVLARSSGDVFLYNFPGPVGEPLPAEVAVALAERPRVRGLKDSSGDVDYLGRVLARTGPSFPVLVGADSLLGTGVAVGAAGGVNGLANVAPKQLLEIAEFAGEGDVRGARDRTRRLRPLLEAAAAHGYAGTVKAGLVARGIYGTAAVRPPLVPPAESACEAIGEAVSTLLEES; via the coding sequence ATGGATCCGAACGGGACCGACGTCCTCTGTCCGCTCGTGACGCCGTTCCTCGGGGACGGCGGGGCCGACGGCGTGGACGTCGAGACGCTGGAAACGCACGTCGAGTGGCTGGTCGAGGCGGGGATCGACGGCCTCGTGCCGGTCGGGACGACCGGCGAGTTCGCCAGCCTCACCGACGAGGAACGCGAAACGGTGATCCGGACGACCGTCGACGCCGCGCCGGCGGACGTGCCGGTCGTCGCGGGCGCCGCCGCGACGAGCGTCGTCGACGCCGCCGGGTGGGTCGACCGCGTGGACGACCTCGGCGCCGACGCGGCGCTCGTCCCGCCGCCGTACTTCCACGGCGCGAGCGGGCCGGCGGGACACCGCCGATTCTTCGAGTCGGTCCTCGCCCGGTCGAGCGGCGACGTGTTCCTCTACAACTTCCCCGGCCCGGTCGGCGAACCGCTTCCCGCCGAGGTGGCGGTCGCGCTGGCGGAGCGACCACGCGTCCGCGGACTCAAGGATTCGAGCGGCGACGTCGACTATCTCGGCCGCGTGCTGGCGCGGACGGGACCGTCGTTCCCGGTGCTCGTCGGCGCCGATTCGCTCCTCGGGACCGGAGTCGCGGTCGGCGCCGCGGGCGGGGTGAACGGCCTCGCCAACGTCGCCCCGAAACAGCTTCTCGAGATCGCCGAGTTCGCGGGCGAGGGCGACGTCCGCGGCGCGAGGGACCGGACCCGCCGGCTCCGCCCGCTGCTCGAGGCCGCCGCCGCGCACGGCTACGCCGGGACCGTCAAGGCCGGCCTGGTGGCCCGCGGGATCTACGGGACGGCGGCGGTCAGGCCGCCGCTCGTTCCGCCAGCCGAATCGGCGTGCGAGGCGATCGGGGAGGCCGTCTCCACCCTCCTCGAGGAGTCGTAA
- the dgoD gene encoding galactonate dehydratase, protein MHITDYAVYAVEPRWVFLKLTTSDGHVGWGEAVGLGGYDTVTEAMEKLLDSYLVGENPARIEDHWSTMYRGGFYRGGPVLMAAIAGIDQALWDLKGKALGAPVHDLLGGRARDRIRVYAWIGGDRPGEVAEAARERVEDGFTALKMNATSELRRIDAAAEVEAARDRVAAVRDEIGPERDIALDFHGRVAKPMAPRLAAAVDEYDPLWLEEPVLPEHEEALPSVAAKTTAPIATGERLFSRWEFKRLFEQGAVDVIQPDLSHAGGITEVKKIASMAEAYDVALAPHCPLGPIALAACLQLDACTPNALIQEQSLHIHYNEGAELRDYLADPSALAYEDGYVEIPDGPGLGIELDEDAFRPLDTTNDPDASVWRHPDGSVAEW, encoded by the coding sequence ATGCACATCACTGACTACGCCGTGTACGCGGTCGAGCCGCGCTGGGTGTTCCTGAAGCTGACGACGAGCGACGGGCACGTCGGCTGGGGGGAGGCCGTGGGGCTCGGGGGGTACGACACCGTCACGGAGGCGATGGAGAAACTGCTGGACAGCTACCTCGTCGGCGAGAACCCCGCCCGGATCGAGGACCACTGGAGCACCATGTACCGGGGCGGGTTCTACCGCGGGGGGCCGGTGCTCATGGCCGCCATCGCCGGCATCGACCAGGCGCTCTGGGACCTCAAGGGGAAGGCGCTGGGCGCGCCAGTCCACGACCTGCTCGGCGGGCGAGCGCGCGACCGGATTCGGGTGTACGCGTGGATCGGCGGCGACAGGCCCGGTGAGGTCGCCGAGGCGGCCCGCGAGCGCGTCGAGGACGGCTTCACCGCGCTGAAGATGAACGCCACCTCCGAACTCCGCCGGATCGACGCCGCCGCGGAAGTCGAGGCGGCCCGCGATCGCGTCGCGGCCGTCCGGGACGAAATCGGGCCGGAGCGGGATATCGCGCTCGACTTCCACGGGCGGGTCGCAAAGCCGATGGCGCCGCGGCTTGCCGCCGCGGTCGACGAGTACGACCCGCTGTGGCTCGAGGAGCCGGTGCTCCCCGAGCACGAGGAGGCGCTGCCGTCGGTCGCCGCGAAGACGACGGCGCCGATCGCCACGGGCGAACGGCTGTTCTCCCGCTGGGAGTTCAAGCGTCTGTTCGAACAGGGGGCCGTCGACGTGATCCAGCCCGACCTCTCACACGCCGGCGGCATCACCGAGGTGAAGAAGATCGCCAGCATGGCCGAAGCGTACGACGTCGCGCTCGCGCCCCACTGCCCCCTGGGACCGATCGCGCTGGCCGCGTGCCTCCAGCTCGACGCCTGCACGCCGAACGCGCTCATCCAGGAACAGAGCCTCCACATCCACTACAACGAGGGGGCCGAACTCCGGGACTACCTCGCGGACCCGTCGGCGCTCGCGTACGAGGACGGCTACGTCGAGATCCCGGACGGCCCGGGACTGGGGATCGAACTCGACGAGGACGCGTTCCGGCCGCTCGACACCACGAACGACCCCGACGCGTCAGTCTGGCGCCATCCCGACGGGAGCGTGGCCGAGTGGTAG
- a CDS encoding beta-galactosidase has protein sequence MSIGVCYFPEHWPAERWETDVREMADAGIEYVRMGEFAWGRIEPERGEFAFGWLDEALDLVDEYGMEAVLCTPTATPPKWLVDEHPDVRQREMDGTPREWGSRRFTCVNSPTYRAETGRIVRRLTERYADHPAVVGWQTDNEFGCHDTVTCYCEDCSEAFSAWLAERYDSVEDLNEAWGTAFWSQQYEGFERVEPPGPTPAAHHPTRLLEYERFSNDSVAEYNRLHADLIREANDDWLVTHNFVGEISLDAYRLAGDLDFLSWDSYPTGFVQDRQPEPATADQLRAGNPDQVSMNHDLQRGASDGPFWVMEQQPGDVNWPPRSPQPADGAMRLWAHQAVAHGADAVVYFRWRRCRQGQEQYHAGLRRQDGSPDRGYHEAATAADELFDLGPVDAPVAVVHDYESLWATEQQPHAPEWDYWHHLRTYYDALRARGLQVDVVSPRADLDGYDAVVAPTLHLVDDALVAALADYVESGGSLLLGARTGEKDRSNQLHDSLAPGPLSSLAGLRVERHETLPERLDTRLEYGGSTHEFRTWASWLDPDEGTELGSYRGGAADGSPAVVRNAVGGGTATYCGCWPDDALVDALMTDLLDDAGVDYTDRLPEGVRVMRRDGYCWVLNFTSDRVQVAGADEDRFVLGGPTVEAVDLAVIDAPERALDLDVRTA, from the coding sequence ATGTCGATCGGCGTCTGCTACTTTCCGGAGCACTGGCCGGCCGAGCGGTGGGAGACCGACGTCCGCGAGATGGCCGACGCGGGCATCGAGTACGTGCGCATGGGGGAGTTCGCGTGGGGCCGGATCGAACCCGAGCGCGGCGAGTTCGCGTTCGGCTGGCTGGACGAGGCGCTCGACCTCGTCGACGAGTACGGGATGGAGGCGGTGCTGTGTACCCCGACCGCGACGCCGCCCAAGTGGCTGGTCGACGAGCACCCGGACGTCCGCCAGCGCGAGATGGACGGGACGCCCCGCGAGTGGGGGAGCCGCCGGTTCACGTGCGTCAACTCGCCGACCTACCGGGCGGAGACGGGACGGATCGTCCGGCGGCTGACCGAGCGCTACGCCGACCATCCCGCCGTCGTCGGCTGGCAGACCGACAACGAGTTCGGCTGTCACGACACGGTCACCTGCTACTGTGAGGACTGCTCGGAGGCGTTCAGCGCGTGGCTCGCCGAGCGCTACGACTCCGTCGAGGACCTCAACGAGGCGTGGGGGACGGCGTTCTGGAGCCAGCAGTACGAAGGCTTCGAGCGCGTCGAGCCGCCGGGCCCGACGCCCGCCGCGCATCATCCGACCAGGCTGCTGGAGTACGAGCGGTTCAGCAACGACAGCGTCGCCGAGTACAACCGGCTGCACGCCGACCTGATCCGCGAGGCGAACGACGACTGGCTGGTCACGCACAACTTCGTCGGCGAGATCTCGCTCGACGCGTACCGGCTCGCCGGGGACCTCGACTTCCTCTCGTGGGACTCGTACCCGACCGGGTTCGTCCAGGACCGCCAGCCCGAACCCGCGACGGCCGACCAGCTGCGGGCCGGCAACCCCGACCAGGTGAGCATGAACCACGACCTCCAGCGCGGCGCGTCCGACGGACCGTTCTGGGTGATGGAACAGCAGCCCGGCGACGTGAACTGGCCGCCCCGCTCGCCGCAACCGGCCGACGGGGCGATGCGCCTGTGGGCCCACCAGGCGGTCGCACACGGCGCCGACGCGGTGGTCTACTTCCGCTGGCGGCGATGCCGTCAGGGACAGGAACAGTACCACGCCGGGCTCCGTCGGCAGGACGGCTCGCCCGACCGCGGCTACCACGAGGCGGCGACGGCCGCGGACGAACTGTTCGACCTCGGTCCGGTCGACGCGCCGGTCGCCGTCGTCCACGACTACGAGAGCCTGTGGGCGACCGAGCAGCAGCCCCACGCCCCGGAGTGGGACTACTGGCACCACCTGCGGACCTACTACGACGCGCTCCGCGCCCGCGGACTGCAGGTGGACGTCGTCTCCCCGCGGGCGGACCTCGACGGCTACGACGCGGTCGTCGCGCCGACGCTCCACCTCGTCGACGACGCCCTCGTCGCGGCGCTGGCCGACTACGTCGAGTCGGGCGGGTCGCTCCTGCTGGGCGCGCGGACCGGCGAGAAGGACCGGTCCAATCAGCTCCACGACTCGCTCGCGCCCGGCCCCCTCTCGTCGCTCGCCGGCCTGCGAGTCGAACGCCACGAGACGCTTCCGGAGCGTCTCGACACGCGCCTCGAGTACGGCGGCTCGACCCACGAGTTCCGGACGTGGGCCTCGTGGCTCGACCCCGACGAGGGGACGGAGCTAGGGAGCTACCGCGGGGGAGCCGCGGACGGGAGCCCGGCGGTCGTCAGGAACGCCGTCGGCGGCGGGACGGCGACCTACTGCGGCTGCTGGCCCGACGACGCGCTCGTGGACGCGCTTATGACCGACCTGCTGGACGACGCCGGCGTCGACTACACGGATCGACTGCCCGAGGGCGTGCGCGTCATGCGGCGGGACGGCTACTGCTGGGTGCTGAACTTCACGAGCGACCGGGTGCAGGTCGCCGGCGCGGACGAGGACCGCTTCGTGCTCGGCGGGCCGACCGTCGAGGCCGTCGATCTGGCCGTGATCGACGCTCCCGAACGGGCCCTCGATCTGGACGTGCGGACCGCGTAG